A region of the Polaribacter sp. L3A8 genome:
TATATTGATATTTAAGATTTTCTGTTTGTATCATTTTAAATTAAAATCTACCTTATCTAAATTGCTATACCGCTATTGGCCATTGATCATTTTTAGGAAATGATTTATTTTTCCATACTTGTAACTCTTGAGATGTGAGTAAACAATCTTCTAATTCAGCAATCATTCCGTCTTTATCTAAATGTTGTCCAATAAAAACCAATTCTATTTTTCTGTCGCCAAATTGTGCATCCCAACCAGATTCTATTTGCGTTATATTTTCATTAAAAGTAGCATTATCAATTCGTTTAGAAAAAGGCATAGATGCCCACCAAACACCAGCGCTATCTGCTTTACAAGAACCACCTGCAGAACTCCAAAGCAGTGCTTGATCGGATCTTGAAGCCAGCCAAAACAACCCTTTACTTCTAATAATATTTTGAGGAAAACGTTGATTTAAATAGGTTAAAAAACGTTCTGGATGAAATGGTTTTTTACTTCTAAAAACAAAAGAACTTATTCCGTATTCTTCTGTTTCTGGTACGTGTTCGTTTTCTAATTCTTTTAACCATCCTGCAGATGCTTCAGCTTTTTCATAATCAAACAAACCGGTGTTTAAAACACTTTCTAAAACAACCTTAGATTTTTCTGTAACTATAATACTTGCTTCTGGGTTTAGTTTCTGAATAATAGCACGTAATTCTTCTAATTGATCTTCAGAAATCAAATCAATTTTATTAATAAGGATAACATTAGCAAACTCAATTTGATCTGTTAATAGGTTTACAATCGTTCTATCATCTCCTTCTATATTGGTTAATTCTCTTGTAGCCAAATAATCTGCACTAGAAAAATCTTTTAAGAAATTAAAAGCATCTACAACAGTTACCATAGTATCTATATAACTAAAACGACTTAAATCTATCTTGCCATCTTCACTTTCAAAAGTAAAAGTCTGTGCTACAGGAATTGGTTCGCTAATACCTGTACTTTCAATTAATAAATAATCAAATTTGTTTTGTTTAGCTAACTTTTCTACTTCCACCATTAAATCTTCTCTTAATGTACAACAGATACATCCGTTAGACATTTCAACTAGCTTTTCTTCGGTCCTAGAAAGTGTATTTTCATTTTCAATAAATTGAGCGTCAATATTTACTTCACTCATATCATTTACAATAACGGCTACTTTTAGGCCTTTTTTGTTGTGTAATACGTGATTTAATAAGGTAGTTTTTCCAGCACCTAGAAAACCACTTAATACAGTTACAGGTAGTTTTTTCATTTTAAAAAAATATAATTGTTATGCTTCTATTTTGTGTAAATGATTCATTTTTTCTATTAAATCTCCAGTAATAGCAACCACTGCCGGTTTAGGAATAGTATCTTTATCAAAAGGCCATTTACTTGTAGGGTTCTTTTGCATAATATTATCATCATAGTAAAAATATTTACCAAGTATAAAATCAAAAAATAATTTTCAAACTTCAATGCTTTTTTTTAGGTTATCTTTTTATAATTTTTGATCTGTTATTACTTTTAAGAATTCATTTCTAATTGAAGTTTTTGAAAAACAGCCACCGTATTCTAAAGTTGTTGTAAAGCTACTTTGGTCTTTTATACCTCTTGATGAAACACAAAGGTGTTTTGCTGTTACCGAAACAATAACATCTTTAGTACCTAAAACTTGTTGTAAATCATTAAGAATTTGAAGTACCAACCTTTCTTGAACCTGCGGACGACGTGCGTAATAATCTACCAAACGATTAATTTTAGACAAACCAATTACTTTGTCTTTTGGTATGTATGCCACATTAGCATGACCTATTATTGGTAAAAAATGATGTTCGCAAGCAGAATCTATGGTGATATTTTGTTCTATCAGC
Encoded here:
- a CDS encoding GTP-binding protein, with amino-acid sequence MKKLPVTVLSGFLGAGKTTLLNHVLHNKKGLKVAVIVNDMSEVNIDAQFIENENTLSRTEEKLVEMSNGCICCTLREDLMVEVEKLAKQNKFDYLLIESTGISEPIPVAQTFTFESEDGKIDLSRFSYIDTMVTVVDAFNFLKDFSSADYLATRELTNIEGDDRTIVNLLTDQIEFANVILINKIDLISEDQLEELRAIIQKLNPEASIIVTEKSKVVLESVLNTGLFDYEKAEASAGWLKELENEHVPETEEYGISSFVFRSKKPFHPERFLTYLNQRFPQNIIRSKGLFWLASRSDQALLWSSAGGSCKADSAGVWWASMPFSKRIDNATFNENITQIESGWDAQFGDRKIELVFIGQHLDKDGMIAELEDCLLTSQELQVWKNKSFPKNDQWPIAV
- the folE gene encoding GTP cyclohydrolase I FolE, which translates into the protein MKEKEQIEIVGDNHFSSNIKTPLRADAFDTSDDEKIKNIEYHFKMIMKEMGLDLTDDSLSGTPYRVAKMYVKELFYGLNPANKPKLSTFENKYGYQKMLIEQNITIDSACEHHFLPIIGHANVAYIPKDKVIGLSKINRLVDYYARRPQVQERLVLQILNDLQQVLGTKDVIVSVTAKHLCVSSRGIKDQSSFTTTLEYGGCFSKTSIRNEFLKVITDQKL